The DNA segment GTGCCATCAAGTTACAGTCTATTCCTAGTGTCAGTCTTGTTCAGGCCAATAACTGAAAAGGTTCGCTCAGCATCCGCATTTGAGTGTGGCAGACTCAACACAATCAGGGCAACCTTTGATAATTTGGGGACTTTTAAAATGCCACTTGCCCGATTCTTCAGACTTCCAAGGTATCCCCATAGACGGTCCATCCTGTGGTACACCCCATCCTCGTTTGTCCGGATGACTGCTTCTCCCCAGATGGATGCTGGGAtatcctcctcctccatcatttGATACTCAAGGAACTCATCATTCAGCTGGTCCTGCTCCCTTGGTTGGTTGTAGGGCAGGAGATGGTTGAATCTAAACAGAGATATATTGCTTTGAGAAAAGTATCTTTGCAACAGAAACAGAATAAACCAATATCACTCTACAGCCCAGATGGTTGTATACATACCTATGAACAAAGTAGAGCACATCATCCAAGCTGGTATCCATTTTTTGTCTGAATTCAACAAATCTTGAATGCTCCAACACAGGGTCATGTAGTGGGAGCTTAGCTGTGGCATACTCGACTGCTTTGACAAAAAAGCTCCTGGCTGCAACATGGAACTTTTTAGCAGAGTCTTTGGAGATATCACCTGCTTCCACAAGACGGTTTAATGTCGTCCTTGTTGTGAAGCCAACACCAAGCTGAGAATCTAAAAGGTATGTATGGATAATTTAGTGCTTAGAGTAACAGAAGACCTGCATTCaatgaaaattttatataaaacctttgtttttgttACTCCTAATATTCACCTGGCAATTGGCTCTCCTCATCCCTGAGGTCCACTGTGTCCACATTGACCCCTCTGAAAGCTCCTGGTTTCAAGAACTTGGACAGGAGTTTCTTGATGAAAAACCTGATCTtgaatgcacaaataaaagttaaagtcTTAGGTTATCGAAAATACAGACTCTCACACATTACCCTAAAAAAATATACCCCCTTGAAAATTATCCCTATTTGCACAATTACTTAAGGCACAGGGCTAAAATAACTCTAAAATAGTTAAAGTTAATAGTATAGTAGACAAATAACTTTGAATATATTTGAGAGTGCAACTACAAATAACAAACTAAATGCAACAATAAGTGTTATGTACTTGTTCATGAAGGAGATAGACACAAGGGTCTTGCCGCTGGAAGAGCAGGttgaaatgtgtaaatattatcAGTGTCGACTGGTAGAATAGGAGATGGATCTCCGACATTGGGTCCTGAAACACTTCACGCAGCCTGACACACCTGGCTTGCTTTTCATCTGTGGAGTTAAAGAACAGGCACatccaaaaaaatttataatgatttGAAACATTCTCATATTCCTTGCAACTGTGTCAACTTGTGacaaaccaaaaaacatttttgcaaagaAAATGATACATTGTAACATTAGATGGAAATATCATTcatcaaatatttttcaaaatcatcaAACTAGGCTTATACTTACGGATGCTTCCAAAATAACTCCTGAGTGCTTTATAGAGACGTAGAATCCGACTGACCACCATCTCCAAACTAAGCCATCTTGTGCTCACATGCAGCAGTGTCTCCATGTAGCTTGTGTCACAAACGGTACAGAGCTCTGTGATGATGAAAAATATAGATTACAGCAATCAAGCAGTGCAAtgatttaagagaaaaaaacattgtattactATATCTGTATGCAAACTATATCTTGAGAATTGAAATGGGTGAATTACTATCCAATATGTTCTTGCGTTTGGTGCTAGCCTTGAACCAAAAGCCCACATCTACTGCCAGGTCCTCAACATCGAACCCTGTGATCTGGaaggatttattttctttttaaagaaagaatgCTAACACAAATGGGACAGGTTTCCTAAGGAACACCAGATTAACATTTTCTTTCATGTAATAGTCTGTGACATTATGTGGTTTCTTATTTGAGCTTGAACTACATCATCTTTATAATGCTATGACTAGACTAACTGAGCAATTTACCTCAATGTACACGGCACCAGCAGCAGAGGCATTGTTGTGCACTATGTGGCAAGGGCAACCTAGGATGAACACTGAAGGGTTTTCTTTCATCACCCTTGACTTGATAGAGTTCCTGTCTCCCATGTTGACGCTGGCATTGTCCACAGAAAGAGCAATGCATTTCTTCCATGGTATACTGTGCCCTTTCAACACAGAGTCCATCTTGCTGAATATGGTTGTCGCAGTGCCACAGCCTTCTCCAGTTGTTATTCCCATATCTAAAAATCTATGGGCAACCCCATTGGTCTCCCAGATTTTGACAGTCAAAGGGTTCATCTTTTCCTTTCCTTAAGAGCAAGCCACAAGTTTTACACAATCAGACAATAACTGAATCTGCCATCATCCTTGTCAGTAAACAGTAACAGTAAAGCAGCAGTTCAAGCAATGCACAACTTGTCATTCTCTATACCTAATTCAGGTGCAAGGTTTTCAGCCAACCAACGATCAGAGAATACTGCAGCGAGAACGTTGTAGGGAGATGTAACAGCTGTGGGCCTTAAACTCCTCTCCTGTCATTAATACGCTGTGGTCTAGTCATCAACAGAAAATTAACGGATTGAGGGGAAaaaactggattttggcatgacatttcttGCGTGTGCGTGAGATTGATGCTGAAAGCGTGAGTGTCACGCCAgatgcgtgagagttggcaaccctgcgtttaatcttgtgtctgaagattaattacactttttaaatatcatatataaaagcatataaaGCACGTACACAAATTATGGTAATGAAATTACGTGCATACGACGTTGTAGGTACGTTGCCAGTAAGTCATGAATTTACCAATATATTATGAATAGAGAACCTATCTGGGACGTTCTTGGTTATCTTGTCACGTTGGAAGGACGTACTGATGACGTTGTGAGTTGGTAATGTGATGGTAATAAAATTACGGGCATGCGACGTTGTAGTTACGTTGTCAATTGGTAAATCACAGAATTACCAAAAATTACCAATACGTTATATGTAACTGTTACGTCGTGTGTTAGCTGGggtttctgtcagcggtgctttaattttaactatttgcgatatcccaacaagaaatgtaggctaattgttgtgtttaaatgttttgccacttgcttgagcagcttattatacaaacctagaagtcaaatgcatgaataatatgttgttcatatttattaagtttaaactaacgtctatgattatgaaagagtgttactgttctgtgataagagtcacaattttattttttttttttaacatggtttaaaatatagaatgatgaacaaacgttgtgtttgtggactaaacagccgcggatcagtagcggactgcaaacgcgtcctttgtgaaagcacaatgagtccgtgctgcttctgcaccacatacttAACGCAAACGGACtgcatatgcactgcagacggagtatgtgtgaaacaggcttaagtcttgtcgaggttttttttggggggtaatttcacagtaggcatacacacaggttcgaagactcattctcgccccctacagtgcaattcgtctaggtatacatccgcactaaactatcacggtgaaagtcatcatagcttgtgtagtatagacccagctcccaacccaactttgagaatagattaacggcgatattttttttatcgcccgataagagtctcacgttagcGCAGTACgaggcccaccactaatatatatatataggcttttCACTCAAAGTCTAACACTGAAGAACAATTTTTAGAAACTGTACACATGCAAATACTAAGagctattgcaaaaaaaaaaaaactctcataaGCCAAAAAATTTGATAGTgctcacaaactgtattttcaagtctatcaaacattcaaatatacaaagtcagtaatcataactttagtcaatTAAAAACCTTATAAttatgaaaagtttacaattaagttttgcaacaacgcacccaaatacagtaacagcaataatgtgcatacaaggatttaagtcttgaagatataaagtagataaattaggtgtcatcagcaGAGAAACCATGATctacttactatacataatcaattgtgatttatttgttattaaataaacttaagttTCGCtagattgcccttcattcaagccttcggtttactcatgctcataacattagcacagaatcagttcagaatcaatcaccaaaagaaccagttcggttcagacgcgctgtgtgtcagtctgcttcacgctgaaccACGCATGCGCAGTATTATCAGCTTctcggttctcaaatcggacgtgTCCGAaggaaacggttctcggttcagtgtactggtgatccgaaaaccgatgcaaccggttcttgactcgagaacgagaatatatatatatatattatcttgtaAGCACCGCTAGCAAAGAATCTGCAGGATTAATAAACTCAGCTCGCCTGCCGCTTCGCCTGTTGAAAAAAACTGAGCTTGCGGTTGCCGTGTATTGGTGCAGTACAGAAGTAATGAAAGAggcatttcttaaataaaatgaaaaaacgaaaatcaaaccgtttctcatttctctttatttctgtttaagtagaaaatcaaatgactaaaatatacaCTGACCGCATGCGATGGGAAAGAGAGACCTTGCGCTCGTGTGCCAGTACCGGCGAGTTTCAgaaactaaataaggtttgtccaagaaatcGCTAGATTTGTCTCTAGGCgcttttttgaagaaaaaaaaggcgctaagttggcaacactgtgtcCACGCTCTTACATTAGCTCTCTCTGCTTGCCTGCTGCGTCACTTGGTTAGGTTGCTGtgagtttaaaaacaaacaaatattaagtaaacaaaaGACAAGTTATTTCGAGTCATTTTACTCAAGTCCGAGTCAAGACCCAAGTCAtgaatatcaagtcaagtcaagtcttttatgaatatttgtcaagcaagtctcaagtcatAAAATTTGCAACTTAAGTCTGACTTGAGTCAAGTCATGTGACTCGAGTCTCCCATCTCTGAATCACGGATAACCATTTACACAATACATTTACAAAGACGGACAACCAAGGGCAGAAAACTCAGAACTTAAGTAGACAGATCAGACAAAGGGAActaataagttaataaattaataccaGTGGCATGTAGCACGAAGCCAGTTTCAGATTTTGCCCAGGTAAGTTCACGTTTAGTTTAAGCAAACTGagattttgctttattaaagtccccaagaatgattaaaacagagtcagggtttttgttctgtctctgtgatctgatcagtgagtttctgtaaagctcaCGTGCTCAGTTGTCCAGGCTCACGTGCGCTTGTGGAGAAATGTAAACATTAAcgagaatgaatgagtgaaactcccgcggcaaATAGAACGGTTTACAGTTAATGAAGAGCGTTTCTAGATCataacagcacatcttctttaacacttttacatctgtacaccacctttcgttgatgtaaaagcatgtcctgcCACTGCGCGATTTCCCcattgattctgcgtcgcggtccgctctgaacagctgagaGCCCGGCAGATGAGCA comes from the Cyprinus carpio isolate SPL01 chromosome B21, ASM1834038v1, whole genome shotgun sequence genome and includes:
- the LOC122141339 gene encoding uncharacterized protein LOC122141339; protein product: METLLHVSTRWLSLEMVVSRILRLYKALRSYFGSIHEKQARCVRLREVFQDPMSEIHLLFYQSTLIIFTHFNLLFQRQDPCVYLLHEQFLKPGAFRGVNVDTVDLRDEESQLPDSQLGVGFTTRTTLNRLVEAGDISKDSAKKFHVAARSFFVKAVEYATAKLPLHDPVLEHSRFVEFRQKMDTSLDDVLYFVHRFNHLLPYNQPREQDQLNDEFLEYQMMEEEDIPASIWGEAVIRTNEDGVYHRMDRLWGYLGSLKNRASGILKVPKLSKVALIVLSLPHSNADAERTFSVIGLNKTDTRNRL